The segment ttcactttttgtacgaataaaaacCTTCGCCTGTTTTGATACCAAATTTGCCTTCTGCGATCAACTTTTCcaatatttttggcggagtaaacAGGGGGTCATTTGGAAATGCTTTATGCCATCCTTGCAAAATGTTATTAGTCGTATCCAGTCCGACGTAGTCGCTCAACTCCAACGGTCCCATCGGATAACCAGCGCCCAACTTCATCGCCGTATCTATATCTCTGGCACTTGCATCCCCACGTTCCAGTAAACGGACCGCTTCTGCCATATATGGAACCAGCAAGCGGTTCACGACGAAACCAGGCGTATCCTTGCAGGTAATGCACGTTTTGCCCATTCGTTTGCCAAACTCCATCAGCTGTTGATATGTATCTTCGGATGTTTTATCAGTACGAATAACCTCTAGAAGTTTCATCATAGGAACAGGGTTGAAAAAGTGGAGTCCTCCGAAACGATCTTCTCGTTTGGTGATGGAGCCAATTTCGCCAATAGACAAAGATGAAGTGTTACTAGCAAAAATAGAACTCGCCGGTGCGACGGCATCAATTTTACCAAACAGCTCGTGCTTAATATTCATTTTTTCAACTATAGCTTCGATGACAAGATCACTGTTCGAAACCGAATCTTCTAGCTTGGAAGATCCCTTTAGTCTACTTAATGTTCCTTCGATATATTCCTGTCCTTTGGAAGCATCTTCTTTGAACTGTTTTTTGGCTACCCGTTCCAAACTTTTCTTGATTCCGACAACAGCTTTGTCAACTAGTTGATCATTAACTTCCACCAAAGTAACATTATGGCCTGTTGCTGCTGCAACCTGAAATAAATCATTTTCAAGATAAGCATTATGAAACCCCTCGGCTGCCGGCAAACAAGATGCTCATTGGACGAGTACTGACCTTTGGACTTGAGGCTGCAAGTCACttgatttttataaatattttgaataaaataagtaTAACTTACCTGCGCGATTCCCGAACCCATCAGCCCACCACCAATGACTACCACGTTATTAATCTTAGCTGCAGTGGCCATATTACGTGTGAAAACCCGAATAACAGACATTGTTTAAAGTACCGTTTTTGTATTAACTAATAGCTAATTATatgaacaaattctcaaaattgataaatctcAATTAAAGATTATCATAAAATAACACTCAAAAACTCGAAATAATCTAGATTATCAGTAAGGACATACAAAAGCAAATTACGTCTGCTTGCGCTACGATGAAACGAAACACTACTGAGTTGGAACTGACAGTGGAGGCAAGACAGTTACTTACAAAAACGATGAGCTTCGAAAAGCTTTCGAAGCTTGATTCGGCAGCTTACATGTATATATTATACTACAGACTTATCTATAGTCGCTGTATGTAGCCATACCCCTATTTGTCGTACCAAGCGTAATAATCAGTGGTTGGAACATGGTAATTgctttttttgtcttttatctAGGAACAGCATTTGATAAGAAATATCTTTTAAAGTAATTGATTAATAGCCTAATAAGCAGTCGCTTTCAGAGAAGTATAGATAACATATAATGAAGCAAACACTTACATGAGAGTCATTCCCAAATATGTTCATTCAACTTCATATTAAAATAACTATGTTTCAGCTAGTAACGTTGAATTTACTGTGGCCTAATGTAATGTGTGAAATAATGGCACAACTGATTGCGTCCACAAAAACAGAAATCTCACTAATAATTGTgcgttgtttaaacaaaaataaagtttAAGCGAGGTAGCACATAATTCCAGCTATCATTGAGCATAAAACATTTCCCTTTCCACAATTACTGCACCGAAGTACCTGTCTGCAAAATCCGTGGTATTTTAGTCACGGTGTTCGACGATACGAACAAAGCACAATATTACAGAAAATCAAACAATAGTTGCTATTCAATACATTGTTCGTCTATATGTTCAGATTGGCACTTACACGAAATGTCGTATTAATTTGTCAAATATCGTAGCATCCAGCACAGTACAagcaaaaactttttctatcaTACAAAAGCTAGGAATATAATAGCACTCCAACGATGCGAATTCGCGAATCGCGACGCGACCGCGAATGTTGATAACTGAAAGGCCTGAAAGGCTAAGCTGAAAACCCCAAACGTAAACAGTAAACACAAAACaccagaaaacaaaaatagtgAAATATTTCAGAATTGACATTATATTCAATCAATACAGGAAATGGTTTGGTGC is part of the Sabethes cyaneus chromosome 2, idSabCyanKW18_F2, whole genome shotgun sequence genome and harbors:
- the LOC128737009 gene encoding hydroxyacyl-coenzyme A dehydrogenase, mitochondrial-like, which translates into the protein MSVIRVFTRNMATAAKINNVVVIGGGLMGSGIAQVAAATGHNVTLVEVNDQLVDKAVVGIKKSLERVAKKQFKEDASKGQEYIEGTLSRLKGSSKLEDSVSNSDLVIEAIVEKMNIKHELFGKIDAVAPASSIFASNTSSLSIGEIGSITKREDRFGGLHFFNPVPMMKLLEVIRTDKTSEDTYQQLMEFGKRMGKTCITCKDTPGFVVNRLLVPYMAEAVRLLERGDASARDIDTAMKLGAGYPMGPLELSDYVGLDTTNNILQGWHKAFPNDPLFTPPKILEKLIAEGKFGIKTGEGFYSYKK